A region of Phoenix dactylifera cultivar Barhee BC4 unplaced genomic scaffold, palm_55x_up_171113_PBpolish2nd_filt_p 000112F, whole genome shotgun sequence DNA encodes the following proteins:
- the LOC103724255 gene encoding trihelix transcription factor PTL-like has translation MMPIAEQYSLPNLHQLLMAGKPPFPAVSHGLPDPFSAHHQSLVASPQHYGMVLVVSKGEEMSSAPYPPPPPPPLLPPGSSEELGGVGAGGETQRRWPRQETLTLLEVRARLDSRFREAAHKAPLWDEVSRIMAEENGYQRSGRKCREKLENLYKYYKKTKEGKAGRQDGKHYRFFRQLEALYGGNNNAITNKPLLHATTSSATQANNEPLQALYESLVLSNSTEFGSSSTEEDGGEEGEDQNTILAFQSNELDMEKGTRSFKRSRNSWQSKIKEFVDIQVRRFMEVQEAWLEKMLNTLEQMEQERISREEAWRKQEAARLDREYRLWASEKAWIEARDSAIMEALEKISRREMKPQFREFASIGILEGDVNHNGMESEIAHGNLSSRRWLDSEIIGLKASIKSKLQEGGHAKGDLWEEISAAMACLGYDPSSKGCKDKLEEINDYFRKTKECNKKRRENKRTCPYYKNLESSDGQRGKEDCYEDVGQAAETVDPQPSNGTSSSNGDLIGCLDCCFRLLISEKEFVGEQ, from the exons ATGATGCCAATAGCGGAGCAGTACAGTTTGCCCAACCTCCACCAGTTACTGATGGCTGGAAAACCTCCCTTCCCGGCGGTCTCTCATGGCCTTCCCGACCCTTTCTCGGCCCACCACCAGAGCCTCGTTGCCAGTCCCCAGCATTATGGGATGGTACTTGTAGTTAGTAAGGGAGAGGAGATGTCGTCTGCCCCttatcctcctcctccgccacctccgCTGCTACCTCCTGGTTCCTCTGAAGAGCTCGGTGGTGTTGGTGCTGGAGGCGAGACCCAACGGAGGTGGCCGAGGCAGGAGACTCTTACCCTTCTGGAGGTCAGAGCCCGGTTGGATTCCAGGTTTAGGGAAGCTGCTCACAAGGCTCCCTTGTGGGATGAGGTCTCTCG GATAATGGCAGAGGAGAACGGGTACCAAAGGAGTGGGAGGAAATGCAGAGAGAAGCTAGAGAACTTGTATAAGTACTACAAGAAGACCAAAGAAGGGAAGGCAGGGAGACAAGATGGGAAACATTATAGGTTCTTCAGACAGTTAGAGGCCCTCTATGGTGGAAACAACAATGCCATCACAAACAAACCACTCCTCCATGCTACAACTTCTTCCGCTACACAAGCAAACAATGAACCTCTCCAAGCTCTCTACGAGAGCCTCGTCTTGTCAAATTCCACCGAGTTTGGAAGTTCATCAACTGAAGAAGATGGCGGGGAGGAAGGGGAGGATCAAAACACTATTCTAGCATTCCAATCAAATGAACTAGATATGGAGAAAGGCACGAGATCATTTAAGAGGAGTAGGAACAGCTGGCAGTCAAAGATAAAGGAGTTTGTTGACATTCAGGTTAGGAGATTTATGGAGGTCCAAGAGGCGTGGCTGGAGAAGATGTTGAACACTCTTGAGCAGATGGAGCAAGAAAGAATCTCCAGGGAGGAAGCATGGAGGAAACAAGAAGCAGCTCGACTAGATCGAGAGTACCGGCTCTGGGCCAGCGAGAAGGCCTGGATCGAAGCCCGCGACAGCGCAATAATGGAGGCATTGGAGAAGATTAGCCGGCGTGAAATGAAGCCCCAGTTTCGGGAGTTCGCATCCATAGGCATATTGGAAGGTGATGTCAATCACAACGGGATGGAGAGCGAAATAGCACATGGCAATTTAAGCAGTAGGAGATGGCTTGACTCCGAGATCATCGGTTTAAAAGCcagcatcaagtcaaaactcCAAGAAGGGGGGCACGCAAAGGGAGATCTGTGGGAGGAGATTTCGGCAGCAATGGCTTGCTTGGGCTATGATCCAAGTTCTAAGGGGTGCAAAGATAAGTTGGAAGAAATTAATGACTATTTTAGGAAAACCAAGGAGTGCAACAAGAAGCGCAGAGAGAACAAACGGACCTGCCCTTATTACAAAAATCTCGAGTCTTCAGACGGCCAAAGAGGCAAGGAGGACTGTTATGAGGATGTCGGCCAAGCAGCAGAGACTGTTGATCCACAGCCCAGTAATGGAACTTCTAGTTCTAATGGAGATTTGATTGGGTGTCTTGATTGTTGCTTTCGCTTGCTGATCAGTGAGAAAGAGTTTGTGGGTGAGCAATGA